In the Pontibacillus sp. HMF3514 genome, TTTCTTTTCTTGAAGAATCTTAACAAAGTAAGAAGCAGCTACTCGAATAAGTATAACACCTGCAAGTCCGCCAGCTAGAATGACTCCGAATTTTGCGCCATCTAAATCTCCTACTTTAGGAAGCGATGTTTCTGGAAGACTTGAGGCCAGAGCTACCGCTGCTAAGATAGAATCAATCGCAAATACAATATCTGTTATTTCTACTTTTAATACTGTTTTCCAGAATCCTTTAGAAGATACTTGTTCAGATCCTTCCTCTTTATCTTTTTCTTCATCTTCACTTGGATCTTTATTCAATACATGTTTTTTCACTAAGAATTTAATTGAAATATAGAGCAAATAGGCTGCACCAAGTGCTTGTACTTGCCAAATATGAACGAGAAACGAAATTAAAAATAATGATATAAACCTAAAAACAAATGCTCCACCTAGTCCATAAAGTAACGCGCGTCTTTGTTGTTTATCAGGAAGGTGTTTCACCATTAATGCCATGACTAATGCATTATCAGCAGCAAGAATCCCTTCTAAACCGATAATGACTAAGAATACCCAACTGTACTCTAACCATAAACCGAAATCCATATAGAAGCCTCCTTCATGCCTTTCCATTACCGTATTCTATAGAATTTAAACTAAAAACCCCTCCCCCAAGTTTTGGCTTAAAACCTGAGTGAGGGGTTAATGCTTATTGAAAGATATAAGTTAAATGACCGTATCCTTCTTCTTCTAATCGATCCTTAGGAATAAACTTTAAGGCTGCTGAATTAATACAATAACGAAGTCCACCTTCATCCTTAGGACCATCTTCAAAAACGTGGCCTAAGTGTGAATCAGCATGATGGCTTTTCACTTCAGTACGAATCATACCATGCGAAGTATCCATGTTTTCATCAACATAATAGGTGTCGATGGGTCTAGTAAAACTAGGCCACCCACATCCAGCATCATATTTATCACGAGAGCTAAATAATGGCTCTCCAGAAACAATATCTACATAGATCCCATCTTCTTCATGGTCATGAAATTCATTTTGAAATGGCGTTTCTGTTCCGCCTTCTTGTGTGACCTTATACTGAAGAGGCGTCAACGTCTCTTTTAATTTCTCTGGATCCTTATCAAGATTCCAATGCTTTTCAATGAATTCTTTACGTCCAGAACCTTTTTTGTACATTTTATAGTGATAAGGCTGTTTTTTATAATACTCTTGATGTTTCTCCTCTGCTGGATAAAATGGCTTTGCCTCGAGAATCTTAGTGACAATTGGGGAAGAAAACTTTCCGCTATTTTCTAGTTTTCGCTTGGATTCCTCAGCCATTTGCTTTTGTTCCTCATTATGATAAAAAATGATCGTTTGATAATGGTCACCACGATCAGCAAATTGTCCACCTGCATCTGTTGGATCAATTTGTTGCCAGAATACCTCTAGCAAACGCTCGTAAGGAAAAATCTCTGGATCGTAAGTTATTTGTACTGCTTCTACATGACCTGTATCCTTTGAGATTAAGTCAAGATAAGTTGGGTGTTCAATATCTCCACCTGTATAACCAGATACAACTTCATGGATACCTGGGCGTTCATCAAAGGGTTCCACCATACACCAGAAACATCCGCCTGCAAATGTTGCTTTCTCTAGTTGCTTATGTGTCACGGAGATCCTCCTCTACTTGTTCATTCATTTCTACATTTCCTATTATTGTTTCCCCTTATGAAGAAAAAATCAAGAAAATTGCTTATTAAATGTATAACCGAGGTTGAGACGCTCCATTCGTTGTAGTTGGTTGATTTGATTGAACTTGTTGAGAATTCTTATTTATTTCATCAGAGTTCTGTGATGAAGGCTGAGATTGGATTCCTTGTTGTTCAGAAGAATTATTTTCATCTATTTCACCTTCATCAGGCTCACGCATAATTTTCATAAGCTTAACCATGGTTGGGATGTTTCGAACCATTGGACCATATTGCTGAATCATAGGCGCAGCAGATTGTGCCATTTTTAACACCTGCTGTACATTATTCAGCATACCTGATACGCCCCCTCCAGCACTACCTACTCCTTGACCTAGCGCTCCCAATTGAGGAAGCCCTCCGCCGCCTGCTGAAGATTGAAAAAGGTTAGATAATAAATTTCCACCTGCACGACTTCCCATCCCTTGCATGTTTGGGAACCCTTGCATTCCATTCATTGCAGACATACCATTCCAACCTGATGAACCTTGGTTAAAAAAGCTTTGTGGACCTTCAAATCCAGAGAATGGCATAGGCTGACGCATATTCGTACTCATTCCAAATGGGTTCATTGAATTCATACCGGGTCCTGGCATAAATCCGTTTTGCCCCATAGGTCTTATTCCTGGAGGCATATTCACCCCTCCTTTACATCCTTCATTACAATTACTGTACGTTAGGGCAATGTCACTGGTGTAGGCAGATACCCATGTT is a window encoding:
- a CDS encoding TerC family protein; translation: MDFGLWLEYSWVFLVIIGLEGILAADNALVMALMVKHLPDKQQRRALLYGLGGAFVFRFISLFLISFLVHIWQVQALGAAYLLYISIKFLVKKHVLNKDPSEDEEKDKEEGSEQVSSKGFWKTVLKVEITDIVFAIDSILAAVALASSLPETSLPKVGDLDGAKFGVILAGGLAGVILIRVAASYFVKILQEKKGLQSAAYIIVGWVGVKLLVHVLAHKDVQIIPKHFPESITWKVIFWTVLLATALIGWFASPREKQEESNLYNEQKERD
- a CDS encoding YqfQ family protein; this translates as MPPGIRPMGQNGFMPGPGMNSMNPFGMSTNMRQPMPFSGFEGPQSFFNQGSSGWNGMSAMNGMQGFPNMQGMGSRAGGNLLSNLFQSSAGGGGLPQLGALGQGVGSAGGGVSGMLNNVQQVLKMAQSAAPMIQQYGPMVRNIPTMVKLMKIMREPDEGEIDENNSSEQQGIQSQPSSQNSDEINKNSQQVQSNQPTTTNGASQPRLYI
- the msrB gene encoding peptide-methionine (R)-S-oxide reductase MsrB, yielding MTHKQLEKATFAGGCFWCMVEPFDERPGIHEVVSGYTGGDIEHPTYLDLISKDTGHVEAVQITYDPEIFPYERLLEVFWQQIDPTDAGGQFADRGDHYQTIIFYHNEEQKQMAEESKRKLENSGKFSSPIVTKILEAKPFYPAEEKHQEYYKKQPYHYKMYKKGSGRKEFIEKHWNLDKDPEKLKETLTPLQYKVTQEGGTETPFQNEFHDHEEDGIYVDIVSGEPLFSSRDKYDAGCGWPSFTRPIDTYYVDENMDTSHGMIRTEVKSHHADSHLGHVFEDGPKDEGGLRYCINSAALKFIPKDRLEEEGYGHLTYIFQ